From the Myxococcales bacterium genome, one window contains:
- a CDS encoding SRPBCC family protein, with translation MSTLTIEERIVINAPVERVWQFLLDPERVVQCLPGATYDGAESEHVFLGHMKVKVGPVTTLFAGKATMSEIDGDGHTVKILGEGKDKNGAGTAKLTMTGAVVAVDGGSELRVVADVDIAGKLVTFGRGLIKAVSAQLFKQFSARAQAMLEQEPEAAAEAAPAEAVAAAAPAEAAEPAPTGAAEVAPDAAPAPAAAASTDAPTGPATGDDAPVEAAPTAAPAPATKPVPTDLTTTASPFPGPQPARSIAKRPPSEEATLNALPLLVRAIGASIAGFFRRLFRFGRKPKGPKQP, from the coding sequence ATGTCCACCCTCACGATCGAAGAGCGCATCGTCATCAACGCCCCGGTCGAGCGGGTCTGGCAGTTCCTGCTCGATCCCGAGCGGGTCGTGCAGTGCCTGCCGGGCGCGACCTACGACGGCGCCGAGTCCGAGCACGTCTTCCTCGGGCACATGAAGGTCAAGGTCGGCCCGGTCACGACGCTGTTCGCGGGCAAGGCCACGATGTCGGAGATCGATGGCGACGGGCACACGGTCAAGATCCTCGGCGAGGGCAAGGACAAGAACGGCGCTGGCACCGCCAAGCTGACGATGACCGGCGCGGTGGTCGCGGTCGACGGCGGCAGCGAGCTGCGCGTCGTCGCCGACGTCGACATCGCCGGCAAGCTGGTGACGTTCGGCCGCGGCCTGATCAAGGCGGTGTCGGCGCAGCTGTTCAAGCAGTTCTCGGCCCGGGCCCAGGCGATGCTCGAGCAGGAGCCCGAGGCCGCCGCGGAGGCCGCGCCCGCGGAGGCCGTCGCCGCGGCCGCGCCCGCGGAGGCCGCTGAGCCCGCGCCCACGGGCGCCGCCGAGGTCGCGCCCGATGCGGCGCCCGCGCCCGCCGCGGCGGCGTCGACCGACGCGCCGACGGGGCCGGCGACCGGCGATGACGCACCGGTCGAGGCCGCGCCGACCGCGGCGCCCGCGCCGGCGACGAAGCCCGTCCCGACCGACCTCACGACCACGGCGTCGCCGTTCCCGGGCCCGCAGCCGGCCCGGTCCATCGCCAAGCGGCCGCCGTCCGAGGAGGCGACGCTCAACGCCTTGCCGCTGCTGGTCCGCGCGATCGGCGCCAGCATCGCTGGCTTCTTCCGGCGGCTGTTCCGCTTCGGCCGCAAGCCCAAGGGGCCCAAGCAGCCTTGA
- a CDS encoding NTP transferase domain-containing protein: MRFGAVAAAEAVGAVLAHTLHAADRVLKKGTVLTAADVAALAAAGHATVVCARLEPGELDEDTAAAIVAAALVGPGVRAAAARTGRANLHVTAAGLVTIDGAAIAGANAIDEAITVATVAAHAPVAADELVATVKIIPFAAAAASVAAAAAAVRGAVTLHPWRARRAGLVLTRFADTAAAALERTIAVQRARVAGCGGALVQTLQVEHDVGAVAAALAALRADGCDLLLALGASAIMDRRDVIPAALVAAGGALVRLGMPVDPGNLLLLGALGDATVIGVPGCARSRKRSGFDWVLERVCADVPITAADLAGLGVGGLLDEPAARPSPRSGDAAAAEAPRVAAIVLAAGRGTRMGGGKLTALLDGEPLIRRTVAAVQASAARPVVVVTGADADGVRAALAGLDVTFAHNPDFADGLSTSLRVGVAAVAATDADAALVCLGDMPRVTAAHLDALIAAAAAAPARSIIIPTCARKRGNPILWARRHFADMMTLTGDVGARALIDRDPDRVQLVELDDPAILLDVDTPAALAAVRAAPPARS; encoded by the coding sequence GTGAGGTTCGGCGCCGTGGCCGCGGCCGAGGCCGTCGGCGCGGTCCTGGCCCACACGCTCCACGCCGCCGACCGCGTGCTCAAGAAGGGCACGGTCCTGACCGCGGCCGACGTGGCCGCGCTGGCCGCGGCCGGCCACGCGACGGTGGTGTGCGCGCGGCTCGAGCCGGGCGAGCTCGACGAGGACACCGCGGCCGCGATCGTGGCCGCGGCGCTGGTCGGGCCCGGCGTGCGCGCCGCCGCCGCGCGCACCGGCCGCGCCAACCTGCACGTCACCGCCGCCGGGCTGGTCACGATCGACGGCGCCGCGATCGCCGGTGCCAACGCGATCGACGAGGCGATCACCGTCGCCACGGTCGCGGCCCACGCGCCGGTCGCGGCCGACGAGCTCGTCGCCACGGTCAAGATCATCCCGTTCGCCGCGGCGGCCGCGTCGGTCGCGGCCGCCGCCGCCGCGGTGCGCGGCGCCGTGACGCTCCACCCGTGGCGCGCGCGCCGGGCCGGCCTGGTGCTGACCCGGTTCGCCGACACCGCCGCGGCCGCCCTCGAGCGCACGATCGCGGTGCAGCGCGCGCGGGTCGCGGGCTGCGGCGGCGCGCTGGTGCAGACGCTGCAGGTCGAGCACGACGTCGGCGCGGTCGCGGCGGCGCTGGCGGCGCTGCGCGCCGACGGCTGCGATCTGCTGCTGGCGCTGGGCGCGTCGGCGATCATGGATCGCCGCGACGTGATCCCGGCGGCGCTGGTCGCCGCCGGGGGTGCGCTGGTCCGGCTCGGCATGCCGGTCGACCCCGGCAACCTGCTGCTGCTGGGCGCGCTCGGCGACGCGACCGTGATCGGCGTGCCCGGCTGCGCGCGCTCGCGCAAGCGCTCGGGCTTCGACTGGGTGCTCGAGCGCGTGTGCGCCGACGTGCCGATCACCGCCGCGGACCTGGCCGGGCTCGGCGTCGGCGGCCTGCTCGACGAGCCGGCGGCGCGGCCGTCCCCGCGCTCGGGCGACGCGGCCGCGGCTGAGGCCCCGCGGGTCGCGGCGATCGTCCTGGCCGCGGGTCGCGGCACCCGCATGGGCGGCGGCAAGCTGACCGCGCTGCTCGACGGCGAGCCGCTGATCCGCCGCACCGTCGCCGCCGTCCAGGCCTCGGCCGCGCGCCCGGTGGTCGTGGTCACGGGCGCCGACGCCGACGGCGTCCGCGCCGCGCTGGCCGGCCTCGACGTGACCTTCGCCCACAACCCCGACTTCGCCGACGGCCTGTCGACATCGCTGCGGGTCGGCGTGGCGGCGGTCGCCGCCACCGACGCGGACGCCGCGCTGGTGTGCCTGGGCGACATGCCGCGGGTCACCGCCGCGCACCTCGACGCGTTGATCGCCGCGGCCGCGGCCGCGCCCGCGCGCTCGATCATCATCCCGACCTGCGCGCGCAAGCGCGGCAACCCGATCCTGTGGGCGCGCCGGCACTTCGCCGACATGATGACCCTGACCGGCGACGTCGGCGCGCGCGCGCTGATCGACCGCGACCCCGACCGCGTGCAGCTGGTCGAGCTCGACGACCCGGCCATCCTCCTCGACGTCGACACCCCCGCGGCCCTGGCCGCGGTGCGGGCCGCGCCCCCTGCTCGGAGCTGA
- a CDS encoding XdhC family protein, whose translation MRAALLAELRAARAAGRPVVLATWLDGSDQRLCTPADAPAALTAAVADALRTDQATVHDAPTPVLLEPHNPPLRLIIVGAVHVAEPLAQIAAVAGFAITIVDPRRAFATAARFPGRALVTAWPDDALAALAPDARTAVVTLTHDPKLDDPALIAALATPAFYVGCLGSTKTHAARRTRLGEGGVAAAALDRLHGPVGLRIGARTPAEIAVSILGEIVATLRGAA comes from the coding sequence GTGAGGGCGGCGCTCCTGGCCGAGCTGCGGGCGGCCCGCGCCGCCGGCCGCCCGGTGGTGCTGGCGACCTGGCTCGACGGCAGCGACCAGCGGCTGTGCACGCCGGCCGACGCGCCCGCGGCGCTGACGGCGGCGGTGGCCGACGCGCTGCGCACCGATCAGGCGACGGTGCACGACGCGCCGACGCCGGTCCTGCTCGAGCCGCACAACCCGCCGCTGCGGCTGATCATCGTCGGCGCGGTCCACGTCGCCGAGCCGCTGGCGCAGATCGCGGCCGTGGCCGGGTTCGCGATCACGATCGTCGATCCGCGGCGCGCGTTCGCGACCGCGGCCCGGTTCCCGGGCCGGGCGCTGGTGACGGCGTGGCCCGACGACGCCCTCGCCGCGCTGGCCCCCGACGCGCGCACGGCCGTGGTCACGCTGACCCACGATCCCAAGCTCGACGATCCGGCGCTGATCGCGGCGCTGGCGACGCCGGCGTTCTACGTCGGCTGCCTGGGCTCGACGAAGACCCACGCCGCGCGCCGGACCCGGCTGGGCGAGGGCGGCGTCGCCGCGGCCGCGCTCGATCGCCTGCACGGCCCGGTCGGGCTGCGGATCGGCGCGCGCACGCCGGCCGAGATCGCGGTGTCGATCCTGGGCGAGATCGTCGCGACCCTGCGGGGCGCGGCGTGA
- a CDS encoding XdhC family protein: MPGPRPRATLAQVTATAHDLDAVLAQAAAWRAEGLGVALATVVRTWGSSPRPAGSKLAVNQRGEFVGSVSGGCIEGAVITEALEVMAGGAPRVLAFGVSDATAWEVGLACGGKVEIFVEAVA, encoded by the coding sequence ATGCCGGGTCCGAGGCCACGGGCTACGCTAGCGCAGGTGACCGCGACCGCGCACGATCTCGACGCCGTCCTGGCCCAGGCCGCCGCGTGGCGCGCCGAGGGGCTGGGGGTCGCGCTCGCGACCGTGGTCCGCACCTGGGGCAGCTCGCCGCGCCCGGCCGGGTCCAAGCTCGCGGTCAATCAGCGCGGCGAGTTCGTCGGCTCGGTGTCGGGCGGCTGCATCGAGGGCGCGGTCATCACCGAGGCGCTCGAGGTCATGGCCGGCGGCGCGCCGCGCGTGCTCGCCTTCGGCGTCAGCGACGCGACCGCGTGGGAGGTCGGCCTGGCCTGCGGCGGCAAGGTCGAGATCTTCGTCGAGGCGGTCGCGTGA
- the sufS gene encoding SufS family cysteine desulfurase: MASDPASWRRDFPALAQRPHGRRLAYLDSASTTLKPQAVIDAVVRVFTAQAGNVGRGVHALAEAATAAFDDARAAVAGFLGGAPDEVVFTRGTTEAINLVAQAWGPTALGPGDAIVVSALEHHANLVPWQVLCAARGAELRIAPLDPAGAIDLPALRALLDPRVKLVAVCHLSNVLGTIAPVAAIAAAAHAVGALVLVDGAQAVAHLPVDVAALGCDFYACSGHKLYAPPGAGALWGRRALLAAMPPWQTGGEMVASVEATRARFRAPPHRFEAGTPDIAAVIGLGAALAYLAHLDRAAVAAHEAALHAYLVERLTATAGVTVLGRPTAAVVAFTVAGVHPHDLATIVDREGVAVRSGHHCAEPLHRALGVAASARASLGLYSDAADVDQLCAAIATARAMLAP; the protein is encoded by the coding sequence GTGGCCTCGGACCCGGCATCGTGGCGGCGTGACTTTCCCGCGCTCGCGCAGCGCCCGCACGGGCGTCGGCTCGCGTACCTCGACAGCGCCTCGACGACGCTCAAGCCCCAGGCGGTGATCGACGCTGTCGTGCGCGTGTTCACCGCGCAGGCGGGCAACGTCGGCCGCGGCGTCCACGCGCTGGCCGAGGCCGCGACCGCCGCGTTCGACGACGCCCGGGCCGCGGTCGCGGGCTTCCTCGGCGGCGCGCCCGACGAGGTCGTCTTCACCCGGGGCACCACCGAGGCGATCAACCTGGTGGCCCAGGCCTGGGGCCCGACCGCGCTCGGCCCCGGCGACGCGATCGTCGTGTCCGCGCTCGAGCACCACGCCAACCTGGTGCCGTGGCAGGTGCTGTGCGCGGCCCGCGGCGCCGAGCTGCGGATCGCGCCGCTCGATCCCGCCGGCGCGATCGATCTGCCGGCGCTGCGCGCGCTGCTCGACCCGCGCGTCAAGCTGGTCGCGGTGTGTCACCTGTCGAACGTGCTCGGCACGATCGCGCCGGTCGCGGCGATCGCCGCCGCCGCGCACGCGGTCGGCGCGCTGGTGCTGGTCGACGGCGCCCAGGCGGTCGCGCACCTGCCGGTCGACGTGGCCGCGCTCGGCTGCGACTTCTACGCCTGCTCCGGCCACAAGCTCTACGCGCCGCCGGGCGCGGGCGCGCTGTGGGGGCGGCGGGCGCTGCTCGCGGCGATGCCGCCGTGGCAGACCGGCGGCGAGATGGTGGCGTCGGTCGAGGCGACCCGTGCGCGCTTCCGGGCGCCGCCGCACCGGTTCGAGGCCGGCACCCCCGACATCGCCGCGGTGATCGGCCTGGGCGCCGCGCTCGCGTACCTCGCGCACCTCGATCGCGCGGCCGTCGCCGCCCACGAGGCCGCGCTGCACGCCTACCTGGTCGAGCGCCTGACCGCGACCGCGGGCGTGACCGTGCTCGGCCGCCCGACCGCCGCGGTCGTCGCGTTCACCGTCGCCGGGGTCCACCCGCACGACCTCGCGACGATCGTCGATCGCGAAGGCGTCGCGGTGCGCAGCGGCCACCACTGCGCCGAGCCCCTGCACCGCGCGCTCGGCGTCGCCGCCAGCGCCCGGGCGTCGCTGGGCCTGTACAGCGACGCGGCCGACGTCGACCAGCTGTGCGCCGCGATCGCGACCGCGCGGGCTATGCTGGCGCCGTGA
- a CDS encoding SUF system NifU family Fe-S cluster assembly protein yields MTDARALYQAIIVEHDRHPRNAGPLATATHHGAVDNPLCGDEVTVHVEVDGAGAIAAVTFEARGCALARAAASLMTERVRGLDRAAVAALVERFAGFVRTDAVDAVTDATDLGDLTAFVGVRQFRSRQACATLPFRALVAALG; encoded by the coding sequence GTGACCGACGCGCGCGCGCTCTACCAGGCGATCATCGTCGAGCACGATCGCCACCCGCGCAACGCCGGGCCGCTGGCGACCGCGACCCACCACGGCGCGGTCGACAACCCGCTGTGCGGCGACGAGGTCACCGTCCACGTCGAGGTCGACGGCGCCGGCGCGATCGCCGCGGTCACGTTCGAGGCCCGCGGCTGCGCGCTGGCCCGGGCCGCGGCGTCGCTGATGACCGAGCGCGTGCGCGGCCTCGACCGCGCCGCCGTCGCCGCGCTGGTCGAGCGCTTCGCCGGGTTCGTGCGGACCGACGCGGTCGACGCGGTCACCGATGCGACCGACCTCGGCGACCTGACCGCGTTCGTCGGCGTGCGCCAGTTCCGCTCGCGCCAGGCGTGCGCGACCCTGCCGTTCCGGGCCCTGGTCGCGGCCCTCGGCTGA
- a CDS encoding VWA domain-containing protein: MSDAEARGRPAPTGARLAANVTHFVRLLRRAGLRLGPGDALDAQRAVAAIDATVRDEFYWALHAVLVRRASEHELFDEAFRLFWRDPMGAHSALALLLPQMKTPINRSVSRRLSEAWRPPAPPSPPPPTAPAPRIDTFLAYSSDEVLRHRDFDQLSAEELDRARALVRRLELDVRPLVTRRTRPDARGREIDRARTVRTALARGGALLELRRRRRLTRPPTVVALCDISGSMGRYSEMVLRFLHTLLAHRGRGHVFVFATRLTNVTRALRQRDVDLALARCGAEVGDWSSGTRLTACLREFNRAWSRRVLGQGAVVLLVTDGLDRDDPGELGAEVARLRRSCRRLIWLNPLLRYAGFEPRAGGVRALLPNVDEHRPVHDLDSLDALAAALAAGAPRR, from the coding sequence GTGAGCGACGCCGAGGCGCGGGGCCGGCCGGCCCCGACCGGCGCGCGCCTGGCCGCCAACGTCACGCACTTCGTGCGGCTCTTGCGCCGGGCCGGGCTGCGCCTGGGGCCGGGCGACGCGCTCGACGCGCAGCGCGCGGTGGCGGCGATCGACGCGACGGTGCGCGACGAGTTCTACTGGGCGCTGCACGCGGTGCTGGTGCGGCGCGCCAGCGAGCACGAGCTGTTCGACGAGGCGTTCCGGCTGTTCTGGCGCGATCCGATGGGCGCCCACAGCGCGCTGGCGCTGCTGCTGCCGCAGATGAAGACGCCGATCAACCGCTCGGTGTCGCGGCGGCTGAGCGAGGCGTGGCGGCCGCCGGCGCCGCCGAGCCCGCCGCCACCGACCGCGCCGGCGCCGCGGATCGACACGTTCCTGGCGTACTCGTCCGACGAGGTGCTGCGCCACCGCGACTTCGATCAGCTCAGCGCCGAGGAGCTCGACCGGGCCCGGGCGCTGGTGCGCCGGCTCGAGCTCGACGTGCGCCCGCTGGTGACCCGGCGGACCCGGCCCGACGCCCGCGGCCGCGAGATCGATCGTGCGCGCACGGTCCGGACCGCGCTGGCCCGGGGCGGCGCGCTGCTCGAGCTGCGCCGGCGCCGACGCCTGACCCGCCCGCCGACGGTGGTGGCGCTGTGCGACATCTCGGGCTCGATGGGGCGCTACAGCGAGATGGTGCTGCGGTTCCTGCACACGCTGCTCGCGCACCGCGGCCGCGGCCACGTGTTCGTGTTCGCGACCCGCCTGACCAACGTGACCCGGGCGCTGCGGCAGCGCGACGTCGACCTTGCGCTGGCGCGGTGCGGCGCCGAGGTCGGCGACTGGTCGTCGGGGACGCGCCTGACCGCGTGCCTGCGCGAGTTCAACCGCGCGTGGTCGCGGCGGGTGCTCGGGCAGGGCGCGGTCGTGCTGCTGGTCACCGACGGCCTCGACCGCGACGATCCCGGCGAGCTCGGGGCCGAGGTCGCGCGGCTGCGCCGCTCGTGCCGGCGGCTGATCTGGCTCAACCCGCTCCTGCGCTACGCCGGCTTCGAGCCGCGCGCCGGCGGCGTGCGGGCGCTCTTGCCCAACGTCGACGAGCACCGGCCGGTCCACGACCTCGACAGCCTCGACGCGCTGGCGGCGGCGCTCGCGGCGGGCGCGCCGCGGCGCTGA
- a CDS encoding MoxR family ATPase, translating into MTVPASVTELTAALAGQRYLTDASLATVLFLGLRLGKPVLLEGDAGVGKTEVAKALAAALGRKLIRLQCYEGLDVTSALYEWDFAKQMLEVRLAEGGGDARADLYSERFLRRRPLLEALAPDPAGPPVLLIDELDRTDEPFEAFLLELLSDFQVTIPEYGTVRAAAPPIVILTSNRTREIHDAIKRRCLYHWIGYPSAERELAILAARAPEVPAALAAQIVGFVQRLRASDLFKLPGVAETLDWGHALVALGSVELDPATVEATLGVLLKYQDDLARITGDRVRALTDAARTGAP; encoded by the coding sequence GTGACGGTCCCGGCCTCGGTCACCGAGCTCACGGCCGCGCTGGCCGGTCAGCGGTACCTGACCGACGCCAGCCTGGCGACGGTGCTGTTCCTCGGGCTCCGGCTGGGCAAGCCGGTGCTGCTCGAGGGCGACGCCGGCGTCGGCAAGACCGAGGTCGCCAAGGCCCTGGCCGCGGCGCTGGGCCGCAAGCTCATCCGCCTGCAGTGCTACGAGGGCCTCGACGTCACCTCGGCGCTGTACGAGTGGGACTTCGCCAAGCAGATGCTCGAGGTCCGCCTGGCCGAGGGCGGCGGCGACGCGCGCGCCGATCTGTACAGCGAGCGGTTCCTGCGGCGACGGCCGCTGCTCGAGGCGCTGGCGCCGGACCCGGCCGGGCCGCCGGTGCTGCTGATCGACGAGCTCGACCGCACCGACGAGCCGTTCGAGGCGTTCCTGCTCGAGCTGCTGTCGGACTTCCAGGTGACGATCCCCGAGTACGGCACCGTGCGCGCGGCGGCGCCGCCGATCGTGATCCTGACGTCGAACCGCACGCGCGAGATCCACGACGCGATCAAGCGCCGGTGCCTGTACCACTGGATCGGGTATCCCAGCGCCGAGCGCGAGCTGGCGATCCTGGCGGCGCGCGCGCCCGAGGTGCCGGCGGCGCTGGCGGCGCAGATCGTCGGGTTCGTCCAGCGCCTGCGCGCGAGCGACCTGTTCAAGCTGCCGGGCGTGGCCGAGACCCTCGACTGGGGCCACGCGCTGGTGGCGCTGGGCTCGGTCGAGCTCGACCCGGCCACGGTCGAGGCCACGCTCGGGGTGCTGCTCAAGTACCAGGACGACCTGGCGCGCATCACCGGCGATCGGGTCCGGGCGCTGACCGACGCGGCCCGCACCGGCGCGCCGTGA
- a CDS encoding FAD binding domain-containing protein yields the protein MKDFEFHTPTTIVDAVALMTSKDSGKFLAGGQSLLPVLKLELAEPSDLISLAKIPGLAEIRVDGATVAIGALVTHDAVHRSAEVAQAIPALAALAGGIGDPQVRNRGTLGGSVAHADPAADYPAALVALGATVVTDRRSIAAADFFTGLFESALAPDELVTAVRFPVPKRAGYVKFAHRASKYALVGVMVADTADGVRVAVTGAGPVVFRVPAMEAALAASFTPGALDGITVPADDLNGDAEASAEYRAHLIGVMAKRAVQAALA from the coding sequence ATGAAGGACTTCGAGTTCCACACGCCCACGACGATCGTCGACGCGGTCGCGCTGATGACGAGCAAGGACAGCGGCAAGTTCCTGGCCGGCGGCCAGAGCCTCCTGCCGGTGCTCAAGCTCGAGCTGGCCGAGCCGAGCGATCTGATCTCGCTGGCCAAGATCCCGGGGCTGGCCGAGATCCGGGTCGACGGCGCCACCGTCGCGATCGGCGCGCTGGTCACCCACGACGCCGTCCACCGCTCGGCCGAGGTCGCCCAGGCCATCCCGGCGCTGGCGGCGCTGGCGGGCGGCATCGGCGATCCGCAGGTGCGCAACCGCGGCACGCTCGGCGGCTCGGTGGCGCACGCCGATCCCGCGGCCGACTACCCGGCGGCGCTGGTCGCGCTGGGCGCGACGGTCGTGACCGATCGGCGCTCGATCGCCGCGGCCGACTTCTTCACCGGGCTGTTCGAGTCGGCGCTCGCGCCCGATGAGCTGGTCACCGCCGTGCGCTTCCCGGTGCCCAAGCGGGCTGGCTACGTCAAGTTCGCGCACCGGGCGTCGAAGTACGCGCTGGTGGGCGTGATGGTGGCGGACACCGCCGACGGCGTGCGGGTCGCGGTCACCGGCGCTGGGCCGGTCGTGTTCCGGGTGCCGGCGATGGAGGCGGCGCTCGCCGCGTCGTTCACGCCCGGCGCGCTCGACGGGATCACCGTGCCGGCCGACGACCTCAACGGCGACGCCGAGGCCAGCGCCGAGTACCGCGCGCACCTGATCGGCGTGATGGCCAAGCGCGCGGTCCAGGCCGCGCTGGCGTGA